A single Carnobacterium alterfunditum DSM 5972 DNA region contains:
- the truA gene encoding tRNA pseudouridine(38-40) synthase TruA yields MRNIKMTIEYDGGRYLGWQRLSDSDKTIQGKIENVLSAMTGDKIEIIGSGRTDAGAHANGQVANFKTIATMEFPAMLDHLNRYLPRDIIVKKLEEVPERFHARYNANGKKYSYYVWNNPVPSVFERNFSYDYPGELDIAKMNEACNKLVGKHDFIGFSSLKKSKKSTVRTIDEIKIQKEGDLLHFTFTGEGFLYKMIRIIMGTIIEIGLGMTEPEAIDAIFKSGIRSDAGMTVPSQGLFLDEVYYD; encoded by the coding sequence ATGAGAAATATTAAAATGACGATTGAATATGATGGCGGCAGATATTTAGGCTGGCAAAGACTTAGTGATTCAGATAAAACGATTCAAGGAAAAATAGAAAATGTTTTATCAGCAATGACAGGAGATAAAATTGAAATAATCGGATCCGGACGTACGGATGCAGGAGCTCATGCTAATGGACAGGTAGCCAATTTTAAAACAATAGCTACCATGGAATTTCCAGCGATGTTAGACCATCTAAACCGTTATCTTCCACGTGATATTATCGTGAAGAAACTTGAGGAAGTACCAGAAAGATTCCATGCTAGGTATAATGCTAATGGAAAAAAATACAGCTACTATGTCTGGAATAATCCTGTACCCTCTGTATTTGAGCGCAATTTCAGTTATGATTACCCTGGAGAACTTGATATTGCTAAAATGAACGAGGCTTGCAACAAGCTTGTTGGAAAACATGACTTTATCGGTTTCTCTTCTCTAAAGAAATCAAAAAAATCGACAGTTAGGACTATCGATGAAATCAAGATCCAAAAAGAAGGCGATCTGTTACACTTTACGTTTACCGGAGAAGGATTCTTATACAAAATGATTAGAATTATTATGGGAACGATTATAGAAATTGGATTGGGTATGACGGAACCGGAGGCTATTGACGCCATCTTTAAGAGCGGGATCAGAAGTGATGCCGGTATGACTGTGCCTTCTCAAGGACTATTTTTAGATGAAGTTTATTACGATTGA
- a CDS encoding SOUL family heme-binding protein, giving the protein MSKYETPDYDVLMKEEEFEIRKYVDFFIVEYENTNDPEIRNGFGSLFKYISSDNKENEKISMTIPVIQEETEEKKKMAFVVPEKYSNQIPEPNNPNLKVKKFDEGLFGSIQYSGFSNESKELKMKKKLEAWILEKGYERQSNYMLASYNAPLVPPMFRRNEIWARISKV; this is encoded by the coding sequence ATGAGTAAATATGAAACACCAGATTATGATGTATTGATGAAAGAAGAGGAATTTGAGATAAGAAAATATGTTGATTTTTTTATCGTCGAATATGAAAATACAAATGATCCGGAAATTAGAAATGGATTTGGCTCGTTATTCAAGTATATATCTAGTGACAATAAAGAAAACGAAAAAATTTCAATGACGATACCGGTTATTCAAGAAGAAACTGAAGAAAAAAAGAAAATGGCATTTGTTGTTCCAGAAAAGTATAGTAACCAAATACCAGAGCCGAACAACCCAAATCTAAAAGTGAAAAAGTTCGATGAAGGTTTATTCGGATCAATACAGTATTCAGGTTTTTCTAATGAATCAAAAGAATTGAAAATGAAGAAAAAATTAGAAGCATGGATACTGGAAAAGGGTTATGAAAGGCAATCAAATTATATGTTAGCTTCTTACAACGCACCTCTTGTGCCGCCTATGTTTAGAAGAAATGAAATATGGGCTAGAATTAGTAAAGTTTAA
- a CDS encoding L-lactate dehydrogenase — MTKHEVKDHQKVILIGDGAVGSSYAFTLVTQGIAQELGIIDINTDKTEGDAIDLSDALAFTSPKKIYSATYADCHDADIVVITAGAAQKPGETRLDLVQKNLRIFKSLIGQVMESGFDGIFLVASNPVDILTYATWKFSGLPKNRVIGSGTTLDTARFRQAIAELTGVDTRNVHSYILGEHGDTEFPVWSHANIAGLTINEWIKDNPDTDEQALVDVFFSVRDSAYNIIQKKGATFYGIAVSLARITKAIFNDENAVLPLSVYLDGQYGQHDVFIGAPAIINRQGIQNVIEIPLNDSEMDKMNLSAATLKKVTADAFAALEKEI; from the coding sequence ATGACTAAACATGAAGTAAAAGATCACCAAAAAGTAATTTTAATCGGAGATGGAGCTGTTGGATCTAGTTATGCTTTTACTCTAGTGACACAAGGTATCGCTCAAGAACTAGGAATCATCGACATCAATACAGATAAAACTGAAGGTGATGCTATTGATCTATCTGACGCTTTAGCCTTTACCTCTCCTAAAAAAATCTATTCAGCAACATATGCCGATTGCCATGATGCAGATATCGTCGTAATCACTGCTGGAGCTGCTCAAAAACCTGGTGAAACTCGTTTAGACTTAGTACAAAAGAATTTAAGAATTTTTAAAAGTCTTATTGGTCAAGTTATGGAAAGTGGATTCGATGGTATTTTCTTAGTAGCATCCAACCCTGTAGATATTCTAACTTATGCAACTTGGAAATTTTCTGGACTTCCTAAGAACCGTGTTATCGGATCTGGTACTACTTTAGATACTGCCCGCTTCCGTCAAGCTATTGCTGAGCTAACTGGCGTTGATACTCGTAACGTTCATAGTTATATTCTAGGTGAACATGGCGACACAGAATTCCCAGTATGGTCTCATGCAAACATTGCCGGACTAACTATTAATGAATGGATCAAAGATAACCCAGATACTGATGAACAAGCCCTTGTAGATGTATTCTTTAGCGTAAGAGATTCTGCCTACAACATTATTCAAAAAAAGGGAGCTACTTTCTACGGTATCGCGGTATCACTTGCTCGTATTACAAAAGCTATTTTCAATGACGAAAATGCTGTATTGCCTCTTTCAGTTTACTTGGATGGTCAATACGGACAACATGATGTGTTCATTGGTGCTCCAGCGATCATCAATCGACAAGGTATTCAAAATGTCATCGAGATTCCTTTAAACGATTCTGAAATGGATAAAATGAATTTATCTGCCGCTACATTAAAAAAAGTTACAGCTGATGCTTTTGCAGCTCTAGAAAAAGAAATCTGA
- the pth gene encoding aminoacyl-tRNA hydrolase has protein sequence MKMIVGLGNPGSKYKNTKHNIGFITVDEFAAQHKMEFNKVKFEAIYAEAFIGSEKVLLVKPQTFMNDSGRAVRPLMDYFNVEIEDLIVVYDDLDLPVGKLRFRQKGSAGGHNGIRSMIDHLATADFNRIRIGIDRPLGKQTVVQHVLSGFPKDQHEELLIAIKDGVAALDYWIEGHSFSDVMNQFNKKKNV, from the coding sequence ATGAAAATGATCGTTGGCTTAGGAAATCCTGGCTCAAAATATAAAAATACGAAACATAATATTGGTTTTATTACAGTAGATGAATTTGCTGCTCAACATAAAATGGAATTCAATAAGGTGAAATTTGAAGCTATATATGCAGAAGCATTTATCGGAAGTGAAAAAGTTCTTTTAGTAAAACCACAAACGTTTATGAATGATTCAGGGAGAGCTGTAAGGCCGTTAATGGATTATTTTAATGTGGAAATAGAAGATTTAATAGTGGTTTATGATGACTTAGATTTACCTGTCGGGAAACTTCGCTTTCGTCAAAAAGGCAGTGCAGGTGGCCATAATGGTATTAGGAGTATGATCGACCATTTAGCTACAGCAGATTTTAATCGTATTCGAATTGGGATCGATCGCCCTTTAGGAAAACAAACAGTCGTGCAGCATGTCTTGAGCGGTTTTCCTAAAGATCAGCATGAGGAATTGTTGATAGCAATAAAAGATGGCGTAGCAGCTTTAGATTATTGGATAGAAGGACATTCGTTTTCAGACGTCATGAATCAATTCAATAAAAAAAAGAATGTGTAA
- a CDS encoding metal ABC transporter ATP-binding protein, translating into MHYVEVNDLSFYYDEEPVLENISFTVDPGEFVMLTGENGAAKSTLLRNILGLLKPTKGTAKISAVNNRNEPLSIGYIPQQVASFNAGFPSTVLELVRSGRYQRGKWFKRLDAEDHEHVERALKSVGMWDLRQKKIGELSGGQKQRISLARIFATDPDLFVLDEPTTGMDLESRTDFYELLKHNSEFHGKGILMVTHDHEDIKNYADRHIRLVRKEDSPWRCFSMDSCSEHSKPHS; encoded by the coding sequence ATGCATTACGTTGAAGTAAATGATTTATCTTTTTATTATGATGAAGAACCAGTATTAGAAAATATTTCGTTTACGGTCGATCCTGGTGAGTTTGTTATGCTAACAGGAGAAAATGGAGCCGCAAAATCAACCCTATTGCGCAATATTTTAGGGCTGCTTAAACCAACTAAAGGAACAGCTAAAATTTCTGCTGTCAATAATAGAAATGAACCGTTGTCAATTGGCTACATTCCACAACAAGTAGCTTCTTTTAATGCGGGTTTTCCTAGTACAGTCTTGGAATTGGTTCGATCAGGCCGTTATCAAAGAGGGAAATGGTTTAAACGCTTAGATGCTGAAGATCATGAGCATGTTGAACGTGCATTGAAATCAGTAGGTATGTGGGATTTACGCCAAAAAAAAATTGGAGAACTTTCTGGAGGACAAAAGCAACGGATTTCATTAGCTCGTATTTTTGCAACAGATCCAGATTTGTTTGTTCTAGATGAACCTACTACCGGTATGGATCTAGAATCTAGAACCGATTTTTATGAATTGTTAAAGCACAACAGTGAGTTTCATGGCAAAGGCATTTTAATGGTAACGCATGATCATGAAGATATTAAAAACTATGCGGATAGGCACATTCGGCTTGTACGAAAGGAGGATTCCCCATGGAGATGTTTTTCTATGGATTCATGCAGCGAGCATTCCAAGCCGCATTCTTAA
- a CDS encoding ribose-phosphate diphosphokinase — MSEQYFDSKLKIFALNSNRPLAEKIAESVGVELGKLSVDQFSDGEIRINIEESIRGSHVYIIQSTSSPVNDNIMELLIMIDALKRASALTINIVMPYYGYARQDRKARSREPITAKLVANMITAAGADRMLTLDLHAAQIQGFFDMPVDHLVGAPLLANYFLTQGIVTEGDDVVVVSPDHGGVTRARKLSEFLKSSIAIIDKRRPKANVAEVMNIIGNVKGKKCILIDDMIDTAGTITLAAQALSEAGATEVYACCTHPVLSGPAIDRIQNSVIKQLIVTDSIYLPEDKKIDKIVEVSISNLMGNAITRIHENRSVSPLFEKKYTDVIK, encoded by the coding sequence ATGTCAGAACAGTATTTTGATTCTAAGTTAAAGATTTTTGCGTTAAACTCAAATAGGCCATTAGCAGAAAAAATTGCTGAATCAGTAGGAGTAGAATTAGGGAAACTATCTGTGGATCAATTCAGCGATGGAGAAATTAGAATCAATATTGAAGAAAGCATTCGTGGATCACATGTCTATATTATTCAGTCAACATCAAGTCCCGTAAATGATAACATAATGGAATTGTTGATTATGATAGATGCTTTAAAACGTGCAAGTGCATTAACAATTAATATTGTTATGCCTTATTATGGCTATGCAAGACAAGACCGTAAAGCTCGTTCTAGAGAACCTATTACTGCAAAACTCGTTGCTAATATGATTACTGCTGCTGGAGCAGACCGTATGCTGACTTTAGACTTACATGCTGCTCAGATTCAAGGGTTTTTCGATATGCCTGTCGACCATTTGGTAGGTGCTCCTCTTTTAGCAAATTATTTCTTAACGCAAGGAATTGTTACTGAAGGAGATGACGTAGTTGTTGTTTCGCCAGATCACGGAGGAGTGACCCGTGCCCGTAAATTATCTGAATTCTTAAAATCATCAATTGCTATTATTGACAAACGTCGTCCTAAAGCAAATGTAGCCGAAGTTATGAATATTATTGGAAACGTAAAAGGAAAAAAATGTATTTTGATTGACGATATGATTGATACTGCAGGAACGATTACATTAGCCGCTCAAGCTCTTTCTGAAGCAGGAGCTACTGAGGTTTATGCATGCTGTACACATCCTGTCTTATCAGGTCCAGCTATCGATAGAATTCAAAATTCAGTAATCAAACAATTGATTGTTACAGATTCAATTTATCTTCCTGAAGATAAAAAAATCGACAAAATTGTTGAAGTAAGTATTAGTAATTTAATGGGTAATGCGATTACGCGTATCCATGAAAACAGATCAGTTAGTCCATTATTTGAAAAAAAATATACGGATGTAATAAAATAA
- a CDS encoding metal ABC transporter permease: protein MEMFFYGFMQRAFQAAFLIAVIAPILGLFLVLRRQSLMADTLAHISLAGIALGLFLNVNPTFTTLVVVIIAAVIIEYLGSLYKSYSEISIAILMSTGMSLALVLMSLSSGGSTTTIQQYLFGSIVTISQPQLYLLAALFIIVVVLFFVFRRPMYVLTFDEDTAFTAGLPARLMSILFNVITGVTIAVIMPIAGALLVSAIMILPAAIAMRISNSFKWVIFVGIIVGITGMFTGLTVSYEWGTPPGATITLIFIAIFVITTVTMKIVQQMRYKKSRS, encoded by the coding sequence ATGGAGATGTTTTTCTATGGATTCATGCAGCGAGCATTCCAAGCCGCATTCTTAATTGCGGTTATTGCTCCTATTCTAGGTCTCTTCTTAGTTCTTAGAAGGCAATCGTTAATGGCAGATACTTTAGCCCATATTTCTTTAGCAGGAATTGCATTGGGGCTATTTTTAAATGTGAATCCAACTTTTACGACGTTGGTCGTAGTAATTATTGCGGCTGTGATCATAGAGTATTTAGGAAGTTTATATAAATCTTATTCTGAAATTTCAATTGCTATCTTGATGTCTACTGGAATGTCGTTAGCGCTTGTCTTAATGAGTTTAAGCAGCGGTGGATCTACTACTACTATCCAACAGTATTTATTCGGGTCAATCGTGACGATCAGTCAACCACAACTTTACTTATTAGCGGCATTATTTATAATTGTAGTAGTATTATTTTTTGTCTTTCGCAGACCGATGTATGTGTTGACTTTTGATGAAGATACGGCTTTCACAGCCGGCTTGCCAGCACGATTGATGTCGATCCTCTTTAATGTGATTACAGGGGTCACGATTGCAGTTATCATGCCAATTGCAGGGGCCTTGCTTGTATCAGCTATTATGATTCTGCCAGCAGCTATTGCCATGCGGATAAGCAATAGTTTCAAATGGGTTATTTTTGTAGGAATCATTGTTGGTATTACAGGTATGTTTACAGGATTGACAGTTTCATATGAATGGGGTACTCCACCAGGTGCAACGATAACCTTAATATTTATTGCCATTTTTGTGATTACAACAGTAACGATGAAAATAGTCCAACAAATGAGATATAAAAAAAGTCGATCATAA
- the glmU gene encoding bifunctional UDP-N-acetylglucosamine diphosphorylase/glucosamine-1-phosphate N-acetyltransferase GlmU produces the protein MLQRYAVILAAGQGSRMKSKLYKVLHPVAGKPMVGHVVSQVEAVGADKIVTIVGVGAEKVKDYLGTRSEYAVQFEQLGTGHAVIQAEELLKDKEGTTLVICGDTPLLTAETLSHLFDNHQEQGAKATILTAHAENPTGYGRVIRNELGNVEKIVEQKDASSEELQVQEINTGTYCFDNQLLFEALKQVGNDNVQGEYYLPDVIEILKKQEYVVSAYKMDYEEEALGVNDRIALAEAAKLMRRRINKKHMQNGVTFVDPATTYIDSEVEIGSDTIIEAGVILKGKTVIGEDCLIGSNSEISNSEIGNQVQVKSSTIVDSKMSDNSNIGPYSHLRPNSTIGNSVHIGNFVEIKNAIIAKDTKVGHLTYIGDADLGENINVGCGTVFVNYDGKHKHRTTIGDNVFIGCNANLVAPVKIETNVYIAAGSTITKDVSAESLAIARARQENKPNYFDKLPH, from the coding sequence ATGTTACAACGTTATGCAGTTATATTAGCAGCAGGACAAGGTTCAAGAATGAAATCTAAGTTATATAAAGTATTGCATCCAGTTGCAGGAAAACCTATGGTTGGTCATGTAGTTAGTCAAGTCGAAGCTGTGGGTGCAGATAAGATCGTAACGATTGTTGGAGTTGGCGCTGAAAAAGTAAAGGATTACCTTGGAACGCGTTCTGAATACGCGGTTCAGTTTGAACAGTTAGGGACAGGACATGCTGTTATCCAAGCTGAAGAACTTTTAAAAGATAAAGAAGGAACGACATTGGTTATTTGTGGGGATACGCCACTTTTAACAGCCGAAACATTAAGCCATTTATTTGATAATCATCAAGAACAAGGGGCAAAAGCAACTATTCTAACAGCACATGCTGAAAATCCTACTGGTTATGGTCGAGTGATTCGGAATGAATTAGGAAATGTTGAAAAAATAGTTGAACAAAAAGATGCTAGCTCAGAAGAATTACAAGTTCAAGAAATCAATACAGGAACGTATTGCTTTGACAATCAATTATTGTTTGAAGCACTTAAACAAGTTGGAAATGATAATGTTCAAGGTGAATATTATTTGCCAGATGTGATTGAAATATTAAAAAAACAAGAATACGTCGTTTCAGCTTATAAAATGGACTATGAGGAAGAAGCGTTGGGTGTTAATGACCGCATTGCTCTAGCCGAAGCAGCTAAATTAATGAGACGTCGAATCAATAAAAAACATATGCAAAATGGTGTTACCTTTGTTGATCCAGCTACAACTTATATTGACAGTGAGGTTGAAATTGGTTCAGATACAATTATTGAAGCTGGAGTGATCCTTAAAGGCAAGACCGTTATTGGAGAGGATTGCCTTATTGGGTCAAATTCCGAAATTTCAAATAGTGAAATTGGGAATCAAGTTCAAGTGAAAAGTTCTACTATTGTAGATTCTAAGATGTCAGATAATAGCAATATTGGACCATATAGTCATCTGCGACCAAATAGTACGATTGGAAATTCTGTCCACATCGGAAATTTTGTTGAGATCAAAAATGCAATCATTGCTAAAGATACTAAAGTAGGGCATTTAACTTATATTGGAGATGCTGATTTAGGGGAAAATATTAATGTCGGATGTGGCACTGTTTTTGTTAATTATGATGGAAAACATAAACACCGCACAACTATTGGCGATAATGTATTTATAGGGTGCAATGCTAACTTAGTTGCGCCAGTTAAAATTGAAACAAATGTTTACATTGCTGCAGGTTCCACTATTACTAAAGATGTATCTGCTGAGTCGCTTGCTATCGCAAGAGCTCGTCAAGAGAATAAACCGAATTACTTTGACAAGTTGCCACATTAA
- the purR gene encoding pur operon repressor, which yields MKIKRSERLIDITRYMLERPHMLVPLTYFANRYDSAKSSISEDLSIVKKTFRERGTGTLETVPGAAGGVRYIPQIAKDEAEEFVKEMCERLSESDRLLPGGYVYLSDLLGQPSVLRQVGKIIATKYLEQPIDAVMTVATKGVPIAQAVSTYLNVPFVIVRRDSKITEGSTVSVNYVSGSSDRVEKMELSKRSLRRGSRVLIVDDFMKGGGTVNGMKSLIEEFEAELVGITVFAESTFNGNRMVDEYTSLLCVDEVNVREKTIHVQPGNYFNKS from the coding sequence ATGAAAATAAAAAGAAGTGAACGCTTGATCGACATCACGCGCTATATGTTAGAACGACCTCATATGTTAGTACCACTTACCTATTTTGCTAACCGTTATGATTCTGCTAAATCTTCTATTAGTGAAGATTTAAGTATCGTTAAAAAAACGTTTAGAGAAAGAGGTACTGGGACGCTAGAAACCGTTCCTGGAGCAGCAGGAGGAGTGCGTTATATACCTCAAATCGCAAAAGATGAAGCTGAAGAATTTGTGAAAGAAATGTGCGAACGTTTATCAGAATCAGATCGTTTATTACCAGGTGGATATGTTTATCTATCTGACTTGTTAGGACAACCAAGTGTGCTGCGCCAAGTAGGGAAAATTATTGCAACTAAATATCTAGAACAACCGATTGACGCTGTTATGACAGTAGCGACAAAAGGTGTACCAATTGCTCAAGCAGTATCAACGTATTTGAATGTGCCCTTTGTTATTGTCCGCCGGGATTCTAAAATAACAGAAGGATCAACGGTTAGTGTCAATTATGTTTCTGGATCCTCAGATCGTGTTGAAAAAATGGAGTTATCTAAAAGAAGTTTACGTCGTGGATCTCGAGTATTGATCGTAGATGATTTCATGAAAGGCGGAGGTACCGTTAATGGTATGAAGAGCTTGATCGAAGAATTTGAAGCAGAATTAGTTGGGATCACTGTTTTTGCAGAGTCTACGTTTAATGGTAATAGAATGGTTGATGAATACACTTCTCTTTTATGTGTTGATGAAGTGAATGTCCGCGAGAAAACAATACATGTACAACCCGGAAATTATTTCAATAAAAGTTGA
- a CDS encoding metal ABC transporter substrate-binding protein, whose product MNRKKRIGVISLFSILLIAAVGCGNQEDTQPKSNTLKVVTTFYPMYDFTKNVAGDKAEITMLLEAGTDTHGYEPSAKEVTAISDADVFIYNSEEMEVWVPSVLDSIDTENTVVVNASEGISLLESTEDPDEHEAEEQDHEVDPHIWLDPVLAQEEVSNIKAGLIAADPENKDVYETNAIDYNEKLQALDQEFEMAFSGATKRTFVTQHAAFAYLADRYNLEQVSIAGISTEQEPSPAKLAELQDYVKENDINYIYYAEASSSQIAETLANETGTQLEILNPVEGITTEDQEKGIDYIQVMKNNLAALQKSIN is encoded by the coding sequence ATGAATAGAAAAAAAAGAATTGGAGTGATATCTCTATTTTCCATCTTACTGATTGCAGCAGTAGGATGTGGGAATCAAGAAGATACTCAGCCAAAATCAAATACATTAAAAGTTGTTACAACATTTTATCCAATGTATGATTTTACAAAAAATGTGGCTGGAGACAAAGCAGAAATAACAATGTTGTTAGAAGCAGGTACAGATACACATGGTTATGAACCAAGTGCGAAAGAAGTTACGGCAATTTCAGATGCCGATGTTTTTATATACAACAGTGAAGAAATGGAAGTTTGGGTCCCAAGCGTTTTAGACAGTATTGATACAGAAAATACGGTTGTGGTAAACGCTAGCGAAGGGATCTCTTTATTGGAATCAACTGAAGATCCTGACGAGCATGAAGCAGAAGAACAGGATCATGAAGTAGATCCTCATATTTGGTTGGATCCTGTACTTGCTCAAGAAGAAGTTAGCAACATCAAAGCAGGTCTGATTGCTGCAGATCCAGAAAATAAAGACGTGTATGAAACAAATGCAATCGATTATAATGAAAAATTACAGGCCTTAGATCAAGAATTTGAAATGGCATTTAGTGGAGCGACAAAACGTACGTTTGTGACTCAACATGCGGCTTTTGCCTATTTAGCTGATAGATATAACTTAGAACAAGTTTCGATTGCTGGGATTTCAACCGAACAAGAGCCAAGTCCAGCTAAGCTGGCTGAGCTACAAGATTATGTAAAAGAGAACGATATAAACTATATCTATTATGCAGAAGCATCTTCTAGTCAAATTGCTGAAACATTGGCAAATGAAACGGGTACACAATTAGAAATATTAAATCCGGTTGAAGGTATTACGACAGAGGATCAAGAAAAAGGGATCGATTATATTCAAGTAATGAAAAATAATCTTGCGGCTCTTCAAAAAAGTATCAATTAA
- a CDS encoding NusG domain II-containing protein → MKKFKNQLELVRPFDGVIVILLLLGSFIPLIIFSQTTKDIGENSTIYAVVMIDGETVKEIELSENTPNETFTFYPADEQYNIIEVDGTKIRNKEDNSPDQIAVKTGWISKPGETAICLPHKLIIEVKVTDSSNAPDDNVILPL, encoded by the coding sequence ATGAAAAAATTTAAAAATCAATTAGAATTGGTACGCCCTTTTGACGGTGTTATTGTTATTTTATTATTGTTGGGGTCGTTTATACCGCTTATTATTTTTAGTCAAACGACTAAAGATATAGGTGAAAATAGTACGATTTATGCTGTGGTAATGATCGATGGTGAAACCGTTAAAGAGATAGAGCTATCAGAAAATACACCTAATGAAACCTTTACTTTTTATCCAGCAGATGAGCAATACAATATTATTGAAGTTGATGGAACAAAAATCCGTAACAAAGAAGACAATAGCCCAGATCAAATAGCTGTAAAAACAGGTTGGATCAGTAAGCCTGGTGAAACGGCTATTTGTTTACCGCATAAATTAATTATTGAAGTTAAAGTAACAGATTCTTCAAATGCACCGGATGATAACGTGATTCTTCCGCTTTAA